From the Pseudomonas syringae KCTC 12500 genome, the window TGGAAAACCCTGGCACCGGCAGCCCGTCGATAAGCAATCGCGGCGCGACACCTGGGGCGCTGATGAACGTGATCGCCCCGGATGGCAATTCGAGCCACTGTTCCACGGCGGTACGCACACAAGCCCGAATGCGTTTTCTGGCTTCATCCCTTGCACCGCCCGGTCGGGTGACGCAGCTGACCAGTAATACGTTCTGCCGAGGGAAAGGCTTTGGCGGGGCAAGCCGGCCATCTTCATCGAATGCCCAGCTCGCCCCGCGTTTCATGCCCTGTCAGGTGACGCGGGGCAACCGGCCCAGCGGCTGCCGGCAGGGATGTGTTCGCCCTTCATGACCAGGGTCAGTGCGCCAAGGTGCGCATCGTTGCCGACGACCGCGCTATAGAGCACGGCGCTGCGCGGGCCCATGTACACGCGTTCGCCGATGCTGACGTGGTCGATTTTCATGACTCGGTCTTCGAACAGGTGGGTCTGTGGGCAAGCGCCGGCGTTCAATTCGCTGTCTGCGCCGATACTGACGCAGTCGAATTCGGTGATGTCGGTCGTGTCCATGTAAACCCCGCGACCAATCTTGCAGCCGAGCACATTGAACGCCAGTGGCAACCACGGTGTGCCGCGCAGGTAGCGCATGAAGTTTGGCGCGGCCATGCCTTCATACAGACTGGTGATGCCCTCTGAAAGCCATACGAAGGGCGTCCACATCAGGTCAGCGCGTTTGCGATAGCGGCCCATGACCAACCACTTCAAGGCAACGATCAGCAGAAAGTTACCCACGCTGTACGCCATGCCGATGACGGCGAGGTAGGCCAGCACGGCGCCCCAGCGATCGTTGTCAGCGAGTGGCATCAGGTCAAGCATCACCGTGTAGCCAACGGCGATCACCACCGCGTGCGGCGTGACAATGCGCACGCCTTCGACAAGGCCGCGGGCCAGGCGGCGCAGCCGTGATGGCTTGAACGTCAGCGATTCAGGAGCGCCACTGACCTGCTCGCGGGCCGGCAGGTGGATCGGTGGGGAGCCCAGCCAGGTGTCGCCGTCGACTATTTTGCTGTTGTGCGGTGCGCAGGAATGGACGCCGATCAGGACGTTTTCCGGCAGCACCGTGCCATCAGCGATGTATCCGCCGTTGCCGACAAAGCTGCGATGGGACACGACAGTGGGTTGCATGGTCATCCAGCCGCCGTCGATGCGCTCATCACCAAGCATCACCGCATCGGCGATAAAGGTTTCATCGCCCAGGGTCAGCATGTCCGGGATGACGCCCTGTGCACTGGAGATCTCGGCGTCGCGCCCTACTTTCGCGCCCAACAGCCGATACCAGAAGGGCGAATACACCGTGGCGTAGATGCCGGACAGCACGTTGAGGCTCGCTTCCTGAATCTGGCTGATCAGCCATTTGGCGCAGTAGGTATTGCTGTGTACCTCATAACGGCCCGGTTTGAGGCGCGGGAAAACGAGCCAGCGCAATGCCGCCGACGCCAGGACGGTCGCGACAATCAGCAACGCACTGGCCGGGAAGGCGATCAGGAAATAGCGCGCCAGTTGTCCCAGTGGTCCGCTGCCCTCGAACCATGGCAAGACGTTCTGCGTGTCGAACCAGTCGATCAGGAAGAAGGTCGGGAAGACCGGGATAAAGAATAACGTCGCGATCAGCAGTACGCCGAAGACGAAGAACAGTTTTTCTGCCCGCAAACGCGCAGGGCTGGTCACAGGCCGCGCCGGTTGACCGAGCGTATCGAACGCGCCGACATCACGCGCTGGCGAGCCCTGCCAGATGCGCCCAGCGGGAACTTCCCGACCGTCGGCCATGGCCGATTGGGCTTCCAGATGTCCCCACGGGCCTACAGCCGTATTGCCTTCCATGATCACGTAAGAGCCGACACAAGCATTGTCCTGCAAGGCGATACGCCCCAAATGCAACTGGCCCCGTTCAACGCGCGCACTTTCGAAGCTGACACCGTTGCCGACGCTGACCCCGTCGCCGATTTCCAGCAGGTCGTGAGCCCGTACTGTAGCCCCGCCGATAATCACGTCCTGCCCGATTTTCGCGCCCAGTGCGCGCAGCCACAGAGGATAAAGTGAAGAACCGCTCAGCAGATAAGTCGGCGCCGACTCGACCATGCGGTCTGCGGCCCACCAGCGAAAGTAAGTAACGCCCCACAGCGGATAGATCCCAGGCTTCAGGCGGCCGACGATCAGCCACTTGGCTGCCAGCGCGATGAAAAACTGCAGAACGGTGGCAATCAGAAACACCGAGATCGACGCCAGCGTCGCCAACGCGACAGAGTCGTCAGGCGAGCCGGTGAGCAAGTGGTAGGTAAAGAACGGTGCGAGCCATTGGGTCATGCGCAGGCTGACCATGACCGGCAATGCCAGCGCCTGGGCCACGCCGCAGCGCCAGCGACGCCAGGCTGACGGAGGCGTCCAGTCCACCGGCGCGTCCATCTCTTGTGGCGCCTGGTCCAGCACTTCGGCAATCGCACCGATACGCCGATGCTGGTAAATGTCGCGCACCGTGACTTGAGCGAAACGAGGATTGGCCCGCAGTGCCGAGGCCAGACGCGCAGCAAAGAAGGAATGCCCACCCAGATCGGTGAAAAAGTCCGCATCGCGGCGGATCGGCATGCCGGGGAACAGCGTGCTCAGCGCGGCAAACAGTGCAATCTCACCTTCGGTTTGCGCCACATCGGACTCTGCGCTGGCGGCCTTGGCATCGACCGTCAACGGCCGGGCCTTGAGCGTTTTGCGATCGATTTTGCCGGACGTGAGGCGCGGCATGCTGTCGAGCAGTTCGAAGTGTCCCGGGACCATGTACGGCGGCAACTGCGCCTGCAGGGTTTTGCGCAACTGACTCGTGAATGCGGAAGGCGTCGAGGTGTCGCTCACCAGGTAGGCAATCAGCTGATCAACGCCCGCCTCGTTGCGCAACAGGACGGCAACGGTGCCCACGCCAGGCTGTTGCGCCAACAGCGATTCAATCTCGCCCAGTTCGACGCGAAAGCCCCGAATTTTTACCTGATCGTCGGCCCGCCCGAGGCACTGCACCTGCCCGTCATCGTCGATCCGGGCAAGATCGCCGGTTCGATACAAGCGCGCATCGTGATAGCCGGTGGACCATGGGTTCGGCAGGAATTTTTCCTGGGTCAGGTCCGGCCGACCGAGATATCCCTCAGCCAGGCCGGGGCCGATGATGCACAGCTCGCCGACTTCGCCACGCGGCAGCAGGCTGGGCGCCAGGGTGCTCCCGACCGCAGGGTCGTTGGCGATGACCAACAGCCCGTAATTGGGTAACGGTGTGCCAATCGACACCGGGCGACCACGCGACAGACGCGCCAGGCTGGCCGATACAGTGGCTTCGGTAGGGCCGTAGGTGTTGAACATCTGCCGGTTCGGCGTTGCCCAGCGATCGACCAGCGATTCAGGGCACATCTCGCCGCCCAGATTGATCAGGCGCAGGCCGGGAACGTCTTCGCTGAACAGCGCCAGCAAAGTGGGCACCGCATGCAAAACGCTGATGCGCTGCTCATTCAGCAAACGCGGCAGGGTTTCCGGGTCACCGCTGGTTTCCTTCGGACCTATCCACAGCGTCGCGCCCACCAGATAGGCAATCCAGATTTCTTCGAAGGACATGTCGAAGGCCACGGAAAAGCCCTGGTAAACCCGGTCGCTTGCCCGAATGCCGAGTATCGCGTTCTCGCTGCGCAGAAAATGGCAGATGCTGCGCTGGGAAATCACAATGCCCTTGGGCTTGCCCGTAGAGCCGGAGGTATAGATGACATAGGCAGGATGGTCGGGAAGCACACCACTGCGGCGCACCAACGCTGCGTCGGTCGGCGTCAGCAGGTGTTCGGCAGTCCACACCTTCAAGCCGGTATCGGCCAACACCGGCATCAACGCATCACAGGAAACCAGCCCGACTGCGCTGGCGTCGTCCAGGCAAATCTGCAGGCGCTCCACCGGCGTGTCCTGATCCAAGGGCAGCCAGGCAGCGCCCGCCTTGGCAATACCGGCCTGCATGACCAACAGCTCGATGCCGCGTGGCAGCCACAGACCGACGATATCCCCCGGACGAAGACCCGCGCTGATCAGCGCAGAAGCCACCTGATCGGCCTGCTGGTCCAGCTCGCCATAACTGATCTGACGCTCGCCGAAGATCAATGCCACATGCTGCGGATTGCGCCGGGCACTGGCTTCCAGCAGATCGGCCAGCACTTCCTCACGTAGCAGCTCAGGTTGAATAGGACCGTAAATCACGTCCAGCGATTGTTCGTTCTGGCCTAGCGTCGACAGGTTCAGGTTATTCATGGCAGCAGGTATTAGCTCGTCTGAAGGAGGTGCCTGAGATTTTCTGGTTATGAGCCGGTCCGTCAGCGATTGGCGCGAATTCTGTGGTGGTTACGTGTCCGGAATATGTCCGTTTTGATACATTTTGGCTGGAGCGCTGCAGCTCTCACCGAGGCAAGAGAACAGGCTGGCAAGGCGAATATGGCAAAGGCTGGCTGTACGAATCTTGAACAACAAAACGAAGGTGGCGGATTGCCCACCAGGTGTTCATGTGTCGGACTTGCAAAAAAGCAGAGGTCGTTGAACGGCGCCCTGGTCCGGGGCTACAGCTATACGCCGGTCCGGTTGATCCAGCAGGAATGCGATGTGAGAGTCACCCGCCACATTGCTGCGCGAGTTACAGCAGACGCCTCACACTTCGGGTTCAATGACTCACAGACCGTGATGAGCTCTCACGTAATCCGTGCCGCCTCGATGAGCACATCTAGACGGTGAGCCGAATAATCACCACAATCGGCTCACTCCATGAGCCGATTAACTTTTTATTCGGCTCACTGCATAGGCGGATACGATGTCCGAACATCTCTGGATCTGGCAACAGCCGAACTGGCCGCTCTTCCATTGGCGCGAAGAACGCCTTGCACCGTTGATACGAGCGTGCGCCAAGGCTCAAGGTCGCTTGCTGGGTATGAGCGGTGCAGTGGGTGGCGATGCGCAAATGTGCGAGGGCTTGAATGCCCTGCTGCAGAATATCGTCACTTCGTCCGCCATCGAAGGCGAGCGACTGAATGCAGATTCTGTCAGGTCGTCGCTGGCACGCCGCCTGGGGATCGCCGATGACGGCAAGCATAGCCCTCGCAGCGAGGGGTTGGCCGAGCTGATGCTGGACGCCACACGTGGTCATGATCAGCCACTTGACTTGCAACGTCTGTGTACCTGGCATCGCTGGCTGTTCCCGGAAGAGGACAGCTTTGTGTCTGCTCGCATCCTGGTTGGTCAATTGCGTAGCGACGAACCTATGCAAGTGGTCTCAGGGAGACTTGATCGACCCATCGTGCATTTTGAAGCGCCACCGCGGGCTGGACTTGAGCGGCAGCTGGAGGATTTTCTCGACTGGTTTGCCAGCAGTCAAAGTGATCCGACGCTCGATCCATTCGTGCGGGCAGGTATCGCGCATTTCTGGTTTGTAACCCTGCATCCGTTTGACGACGGCAATGGTCGCCTGACTCGGGCCATTACAGACCTGGCGCTGACTCAGGGCGATCAGCAAGCCATACGACTGTTTGCCATGTCCGCCAGCATCCTTGCTGACCGCGCCGGCTATTACCACGTTCTGGAGACCAGTCAGAAAAGCACGACCGATATCACCGAGTGGCTGGAATGGTTCCTGCGCACATTGTTG encodes:
- a CDS encoding Pls/PosA family non-ribosomal peptide synthetase — encoded protein: MNNLNLSTLGQNEQSLDVIYGPIQPELLREEVLADLLEASARRNPQHVALIFGERQISYGELDQQADQVASALISAGLRPGDIVGLWLPRGIELLVMQAGIAKAGAAWLPLDQDTPVERLQICLDDASAVGLVSCDALMPVLADTGLKVWTAEHLLTPTDAALVRRSGVLPDHPAYVIYTSGSTGKPKGIVISQRSICHFLRSENAILGIRASDRVYQGFSVAFDMSFEEIWIAYLVGATLWIGPKETSGDPETLPRLLNEQRISVLHAVPTLLALFSEDVPGLRLINLGGEMCPESLVDRWATPNRQMFNTYGPTEATVSASLARLSRGRPVSIGTPLPNYGLLVIANDPAVGSTLAPSLLPRGEVGELCIIGPGLAEGYLGRPDLTQEKFLPNPWSTGYHDARLYRTGDLARIDDDGQVQCLGRADDQVKIRGFRVELGEIESLLAQQPGVGTVAVLLRNEAGVDQLIAYLVSDTSTPSAFTSQLRKTLQAQLPPYMVPGHFELLDSMPRLTSGKIDRKTLKARPLTVDAKAASAESDVAQTEGEIALFAALSTLFPGMPIRRDADFFTDLGGHSFFAARLASALRANPRFAQVTVRDIYQHRRIGAIAEVLDQAPQEMDAPVDWTPPSAWRRWRCGVAQALALPVMVSLRMTQWLAPFFTYHLLTGSPDDSVALATLASISVFLIATVLQFFIALAAKWLIVGRLKPGIYPLWGVTYFRWWAADRMVESAPTYLLSGSSLYPLWLRALGAKIGQDVIIGGATVRAHDLLEIGDGVSVGNGVSFESARVERGQLHLGRIALQDNACVGSYVIMEGNTAVGPWGHLEAQSAMADGREVPAGRIWQGSPARDVGAFDTLGQPARPVTSPARLRAEKLFFVFGVLLIATLFFIPVFPTFFLIDWFDTQNVLPWFEGSGPLGQLARYFLIAFPASALLIVATVLASAALRWLVFPRLKPGRYEVHSNTYCAKWLISQIQEASLNVLSGIYATVYSPFWYRLLGAKVGRDAEISSAQGVIPDMLTLGDETFIADAVMLGDERIDGGWMTMQPTVVSHRSFVGNGGYIADGTVLPENVLIGVHSCAPHNSKIVDGDTWLGSPPIHLPAREQVSGAPESLTFKPSRLRRLARGLVEGVRIVTPHAVVIAVGYTVMLDLMPLADNDRWGAVLAYLAVIGMAYSVGNFLLIVALKWLVMGRYRKRADLMWTPFVWLSEGITSLYEGMAAPNFMRYLRGTPWLPLAFNVLGCKIGRGVYMDTTDITEFDCVSIGADSELNAGACPQTHLFEDRVMKIDHVSIGERVYMGPRSAVLYSAVVGNDAHLGALTLVMKGEHIPAGSRWAGCPASPDRA
- a CDS encoding Fic family protein; this encodes MSEHLWIWQQPNWPLFHWREERLAPLIRACAKAQGRLLGMSGAVGGDAQMCEGLNALLQNIVTSSAIEGERLNADSVRSSLARRLGIADDGKHSPRSEGLAELMLDATRGHDQPLDLQRLCTWHRWLFPEEDSFVSARILVGQLRSDEPMQVVSGRLDRPIVHFEAPPRAGLERQLEDFLDWFASSQSDPTLDPFVRAGIAHFWFVTLHPFDDGNGRLTRAITDLALTQGDQQAIRLFAMSASILADRAGYYHVLETSQKSTTDITEWLEWFLRTLLKSIENALVHIERVLGKTRFWQLHRDNDLSAEQVKVLNRLLDGGERGFENGLSAAQYQAVAKVSKATATRHLSDLLAKNCLVRLPGGGRSTRYQINLPLP